One Blastocatellia bacterium DNA window includes the following coding sequences:
- a CDS encoding site-2 protease family protein, with protein MRTGRLILHLFLLLLTAGTTFVAGVFFVLPEVSIEQGAFLFTHPYVLSSGLAYSCTLLTILLAHELGHYFACRHYGIRATLPFFLPGPPFVGTFGAFIRIKEPIQSRRALFDIGIAGPLAGFAVAFPAAVVGLWIATPAPPPLTIEGSITFNDPVLFILLQRIFDWPVMIEWNPIYFAAWVGLLATSLNLLPVGQLDGGHVAYAVLGPRGHHWMARGIFFVMLFLAVVSYTRHRWIGWFIYVGLLGLLIGLKHPPLQDEAEPLDRRRKIIALVGLVVFILSFMPFPITFR; from the coding sequence ATGCGAACGGGGCGGCTCATACTCCATCTGTTTCTCCTTCTCCTGACGGCCGGAACCACGTTCGTGGCAGGGGTCTTTTTCGTGCTCCCCGAGGTGAGCATCGAGCAAGGGGCTTTTCTTTTCACTCATCCGTATGTGCTCAGCAGCGGTCTCGCCTATAGCTGCACGCTGCTGACGATTCTGCTGGCTCACGAGTTGGGGCATTATTTTGCCTGTCGGCACTACGGGATTCGGGCGACGCTGCCCTTTTTTCTTCCCGGACCTCCCTTTGTGGGAACCTTTGGCGCTTTCATTCGAATTAAAGAGCCGATTCAGTCTCGGCGTGCACTCTTTGACATTGGCATTGCCGGACCACTGGCGGGATTCGCCGTCGCTTTCCCCGCGGCTGTTGTGGGCCTGTGGATAGCCACGCCGGCTCCGCCGCCTCTGACGATCGAAGGCAGCATCACCTTCAATGATCCCGTCTTGTTCATTCTCCTTCAACGCATTTTCGACTGGCCGGTGATGATCGAATGGAATCCGATTTACTTCGCCGCCTGGGTGGGACTGCTGGCGACGAGTTTGAATCTTCTCCCCGTCGGCCAGCTCGATGGCGGCCATGTGGCCTATGCTGTGCTCGGCCCTCGCGGCCATCACTGGATGGCTCGCGGCATCTTTTTCGTCATGCTGTTTCTGGCCGTGGTCTCGTATACGCGACATCGGTGGATTGGCTGGTTCATCTATGTCGGATTGCTGGGCCTTCTGATCGGGTTGAAACATCCTCCCCTGCAAGATGAAGCGGAGCCGCTCGATCGCCGACGCAAGATCATCGCCCTCGTGGGATTGGTCGTCTTTATTCTGTCGTTCATGCCCTTTCCCATCACCTTCCGCTAG
- a CDS encoding HU family DNA-binding protein: protein MIKQDLVNLVAERTGLPKIRAEIAVDALLDAMKKALKEGHRIELRGFGVFFVRPRKRGVGRNPKTGDVVPIPEGKTIRFKPGKELRS, encoded by the coding sequence GTGATCAAGCAAGACCTCGTCAACCTCGTCGCGGAGCGAACCGGACTGCCCAAGATTCGAGCCGAAATTGCTGTGGATGCTCTGCTCGATGCCATGAAAAAAGCCCTGAAGGAGGGTCATCGCATCGAGCTCCGCGGCTTCGGTGTCTTCTTCGTCCGACCGCGCAAACGCGGTGTCGGGCGAAATCCGAAGACCGGCGACGTCGTCCCCATCCCGGAAGGAAAAACTATCCGGTTCAAACCGGGGAAAGAACTCCGTTCCTGA